One part of the Phoenix dactylifera cultivar Barhee BC4 chromosome 4, palm_55x_up_171113_PBpolish2nd_filt_p, whole genome shotgun sequence genome encodes these proteins:
- the LOC103715564 gene encoding aldehyde oxidase GLOX1-like: protein MGALLRATLFLLPILLGANVVEPTLFGILGNPFRRPRLDDLLNPFLPPPVEDPQHGENKGPKAVKRPDFETQYAGAWKLVRENAGVSAMHLVIMKNNKAIMFDFTAFGPSSIALPQGNCRVDPHSPTKALDCWAHAVEFDIDTAEVRPLKVLTDTWCSSGGLDAEGTLVQTGGYDDGGRGVRYLEPCAGCDFKEFTYDLSAQKWYSTQQILPDGSFVVIGGRREFNYEYVPPAGQPNTIKETYYLPFLKETTDVIENNLYPFVHLNTDGNLFIFANDRAILLDHKANKVIREYPKLRGGSRNYPASGMSVLLPLDLRRPAVDPEVLICGGCPRDSFNLSAVKIFVPALRSCARLAINKPDAAWRMEKMPMPRTMGDMLLLPNAEVLIINGAAKGSAGWWQAKDPVLTPLLYRPELARANRFRALAPSTIPRMYHSTSAVLPDGDILVAGSNTNDGYKFIGEEFPTELRVEKFSPPYQDPELNIHRPSINAEVLPAEGMQYGRSFTIAFAIIMTELVERDDLMVTMYAQPLTTHGYSMNQRLLILETEEFAMINSVGSYSITVRAPPSGEYAPPGYYQVHVVHRGVPSKGIWVKLH, encoded by the exons ATGGGGGCTCTCCTTCgtgccaccctcttcctccttcccatCCTCCTTGGGGCCAACGTCGTCGAGCCCACACTGTTTGGCATACTCGGAAACCCGTTCCGGCGGCCTAGACTCGATGATCTCCTGAACCCATTCCTGCCCCCGCCCGTTGAGGATCCGCAACATGGCGAGAACAAGGGCCCGAAGGCTGTCAAGAGGCCCGACTTCGAGACGCAGTACGCCGGCGCATGGAAGCTCGTGAGGGAGAATGCCGGGGTGTCGGCGATGCACCTCGTCATCATGAAGAACAACAAGGCCATCATGTTCGACTTCACTGCGTTTGGGCCGTCGTCCATCGCCCTGCCGCAAGGCAACTGCCGCGTGGATCCCCATAGCCCGACAAAAGCATTGGACTGCTGGGCCCACGCCGTCGAATTTGACATCGACACCGCTGAGGTCCGGCCGCTTAAG GTCCTGACCGATACATGGTGTTCATCTGGAGGTTTGGACGCTGAGGGGACTCTGGTGCAAACCGGAGGGTATGACGATGGGGGACGAGGCGTGAGATACCTCGAACCTTGCGCCGGTTGCGACTTCAAGGAGTTCACCTATGATCTCTCCGCACAAAAATG GTATTCCACTCAACAGATCCTTCCCGACGGCAGCTTCGTCGTCATCGGCGGCCGCCGGGAGTTCAACTACGAGTACGTGCCCCCGGCAGGACAACCCAACACCATCAAGGAAACGTACTACCTCCCCTTCCTCAAAGAGACGACCGACGTCATAGAGAACAACCTCTACCCCTTCGTCCACCTCAACACCGACGGCAACCTCTTCATCTTCGCCAACGACCGCGCCATCCTCCTCGACCACAAGGCCAACAAGGTCATCCGCGAGTACCCGAAGCTCCGGGGCGGCTCTCGCAACTACCCGGCCTCCGGCATGTCCGTCCTCCTCCCCCTCGACCTCCGCCGCCCGGCGGTCGACCCGGAAGTCCTCATCTGCGGCGGCTGCCCCAGAGACTCCTTCAACCTTTCCGCCGTCAAGATCTTCGTCCCCGCCCTCCGCAGCTGCGCCCGCCTCGCCATCAATAAGCCCGACGCCGCCTGGCGCATGGAGAAGATGCCGATGCCCCGTACCATGGGCGACATGCTGCTGCTGCCCAACGCCGAGGTGCTCATCATCAACGGCGCCGCCAAGGGCTCCGCAGGGTGGTGGCAGGCCAAGGACCCGGTGCTCACGCCGCTGCTCTACCGCCCGGAGCTCGCGCGGGCCAACCGGTTCCGCGCGCTGGCCCCCTCCACCATCCCGCGCATGTACCACTCCACCTCCGCGGTCCTGCCGGACGGGGACATCCTCGTCGCCGGCAGCAACACCAACGACGGCTACAAGTTCATCGGCGAGGAATTCCCGACGGAGCTGAGGGTGGAGAAGTTCAGCCCGCCGTACCAGGACCCGGAGCTGAACATCCACAGGCCCAGCATCAACGCCGAGGTCCTGCCGGCGGAGGGGATGCAGTACGGGCGGAGCTTCACCATCGCCTTCGCCATCATCATGACGGAGCTGGTGGAGAGGGACGACCTGATGGTGACCATGTACGCGCAGCCCCTCACGACGCACGGCTACTCCATGAACCAGAGGCTGCTGATCCTGGAAACGGAGGAGTTCGCCATGATCAATAGCGTCGGGAGCTACAGTATCACGGTGAGGGCGCCGCCGTCCGGGGAGTACGCGCCGCCGGGGTACTACCAGGTGCACGTGGTGCACCGGGGGGTGCCGAGCAAGGGAATCTGGGTTAAACTCCACTAA